Below is a genomic region from Lonsdalea populi.
CAAGGGGGAAGAACATATTAAAGGATGGAGAAAGCAAAAAAACAGGAACTGGGGCGGGCAAACCCGCCCGGAAAAGAGGAGTGTTAAAGACGTGTCAATTCTGTATTTTCTTTACCTGTTTCACATCCAGCTCTGCGGAGTTGAAGCCTTTATCCAGCTCGCCTTGCAGCTCCACCTTGTCGGTCGGCGTCACGCTCTGGCCGTTCCAGTATTTGTCGTCGATCTCGACCGTTATCGTGCCGCTTTCGTCGCGGAACAGGTAATCCTCGCTGCCGACGCGGCGTTCAATATGTCCGCGCACCGTCACCCAAC
It encodes:
- a CDS encoding YgiW/YdeI family stress tolerance OB fold protein gives rise to the protein MKKTAAIFAITALCSASVFAAQTGGFVEPNASPSHSAGGFSGPDGSVTTVAKAKEMKDDSWVTVRGHIERRVGSEDYLFRDESGTITVEIDDKYWNGQSVTPTDKVELQGELDKGFNSAELDVKQVKKIQN